From Sphingobacteriaceae bacterium:
AGGTCTAAAACCTCAACAAATGTTTCACCCAGGCCGATCTGGATGGGGCATTTTTTGTGGAGCACCTGAAGGCGCCCAGTTTCCCAGTGGATCAGGCGCCCATCAGCTCCTGCCGCCCAGGCTCATGACGAAGCTTCCGCCACCGGCCGCCGCAGCCGGGGCAGGGCGACTGCCACAAATAAAAGGCAGGCCACCACATTCACCGCCGAAGAACTGAAAAAGGGCAGGGAGCCGTTCTGCAGGTACAGGGTGCCGCCTACGATGGGCCCCACCACCCGGCCCAAGGCATCCATGGAGTCATACACACCGATGGCCAAGCCTTGCCCCACCCGGGTGCGCTGGGTCACCAGGGAGGCGTTGGCGGGACGGATCAGCCCGTGGCCGGCGGCGAAAAGGGCCAGGGCCAGGGTTCCGGCCACGATGCTGCGGGCCGTGGCGATCAATACCAGGGCTGTGGCGCTGACCAGCAGGCCCACGGGAATCATCCGCTCCTCACCGATGAGCCGGCGGATGGGCCCGATGAGGCCGCCCTGCACGATGGACCCCGCTATACCCATCACCGCGAACACATACCCTACGGAACGGGGCGTGGCCCCCAGCCGGTCATAGGCCAGGAAGGGGAAGGCCGTCTCCAGCCCGGCCAGGGAGAAGGTAACCAAGAAGGCCACCAAATACAAGAAGGTCGTGTCGGTCTGGAAGGCTTTGAGCCGGGAAACCCGCTCCCGCTCTACATTCCGCTTCTCCGGCGGCAGCGACTCGGGCAGCATCCGCCAGACAAAGAGCAGCGTCACCAGGGAAAGACCCGCCGTGGTGAAAAAGGGCAGCCGGATGGCCATGTCGCCCAGCACGCCGCCGATGAAGGGCCCGAAGATGGCCCCCAAGCCGAAGGCGGCCCCCAGCAGGCCCATCCCCTTGGCCCGCTCCTCGGCGGTGGTGGTGTCGGCGATGACCGCCATGGCCGTGGGCAGGGTGGCCGAAGACAAGACGCCGGCCATGGTACGGGCGACAAACAGATGGGGAATCGCCTGGGCCATAGCGAACAGGGCCATGGACACACCGTACCCCGCCAGCCCAATCATCATGACAGGCTTGCGGCCGATGCGGTCCGACAGGCGCCCCCACAAGGGGCTGAAGACAAACTGGGCCAGGGAGAAGCTGGCGGTCAGCCAGCCCATGGTGGCGCTGGTGGCGCCGAAGATTTGAATGTAGTACGGCTCCACCGGAAACAAGATGGAGAAGCCGATCATCACCAGGAAGAGCACCGCGAACAGCAGGCCGAGAACGCGCTTTTGCATGGCAGCCAACCCTCAAATGGATATTCGCAAGGCGACCACCAGAATGGTCACCACGACGCCGGCACCGACATAAGCCATCGTTTGATGCAGCCGCCGCCAGCTTTGATCCCGCTCTGCCGGCGACGAGGCCCGCTCAACTCCCCGGATTTGCCACGTCAGCAAGCCCGCCGAGATGAGGGCCACCAGGCCGCCGAACTGCTCCATGAAAGCGAGCCAGAAGGGCTTGGCCCGTCCCATCAGGCCCATCTGGATGATCATGACGATGCCCGTTAGGAGCACCGTCAGGGCGCTGGGGTTGAGAATACCCCGGACGACGGACTTGGTCGTATCATAGGCCAGTTGCCGGCCGTTATCCCACTCCTTGCCCGCCGCCTTGCGATACAGCACGAACAGGGCGGCGATCCCGCCCAGCCAGAAAGCCACGCTGGCAATATGCAAGAACAACAACCAACGGGTCATGGGTCCCCATCCTTCCTGCCGGTGTCGTGAGCTGCATTTCCCGCGCTGGCCGCCTTGGCCGTAAGAGTGTCGAGAGTCTCTTCCAGCCACGACTGTTCCGCCGCCAATAGGGCGATTTTGCGCCGGACGGCATGATCGACGCCCGGCGCGGTGGTGGTGTGGCTGGGTGTGCCGCGCAGCTCCTCAATCTGCGCCCTCAGTTCTGCGGATCTCTCCTTAAGGAGAGCAATGGCTTTCTCCGCAGGGAGATAGTCCATAAACATCAGGGCGATGTCGGCGGCGGACGAGGAGGGATCCACCCGCACCAGCAGCGACTGCAGCAGGTCGAAAAACTTCTCCCGGCCGGCCGGCGTGATGGAATACACTTTCCGCGGCGGGTGGTTGCCCACCGTCTGGATATCCATCTGGACCAGACCCTTCTGCTCCAGCCGCTCCAGGAGCGCGTAGGCCGTCGACCGCTTCATCCCCGACACCCGGCCCAAGTTGGTTTCGATGAACTCGTTGATCCGGTAGCCGTGCTGGCTCTGGGCCATGAGGACCCCCAGCAGCAGCAGGTGTCGCTCGTCCAACGCCCGGCCTCCCATCTGAGTAGTCAGAAACATAATAGTCATTCGTGACTATATGCACAACATTGCCGGGGACGGAAAAAAAAGAAAGCCGGAAACCCTTGCAAGACAAGGATTTCCGGCTTATAGGCCTTGGTTCAAAGGGGCCGGGTTCTTACCCCGGCCGCCCGCAGGGCTGCCCGGGAAGCCCGGAGGAAGCGGCGGGGATCCATGACCGCCTCCCAGTGCATGTACATGAGCCGTGGCCTTTCGAACAGCCAGTGGTTGTGGAGAGCGGTGACAATAATACCCCGGTTGCGCAACTCCTTCATAACGATATTGACTTCCCTCTGCCGCAATACCGCCTCGCCCAGATTCAAGGTGCGGCCCCGCCGGTTTTCCACGGAGAAAAACACGGGCAGCACCAAGGGCGAGCGGGTGCGGCGGCGCAATATGGTAGGACGCAAATCGGAACGAACCGTCTGGATGAGGCAGACCCCGTTCAAAACCGCCGGGGTGCCGTTGACGATGCGGGCCAGGGCTTGGCATGAAGGCCGGTTGTTGCAGCAACGCCGTCTACGCAGTCGCCTGCGCGCCAAAGCGGAATACCCCCTTCGCCGGGACAATTGATGTGGTAAAAAGGCCGATCGGCTTGTCCCAACTTATGAGGGCCGGGGGTAGAGGGTTACTGGGGTAGAGGGTTACTGGCGGAGAGGGTTACTGCCCAGGGGGCAGCCGGCGGGAGAAGAGGTAGCGGCGGCGGGCAAACCAGTCATAGGCGGCCTGGCCGAACCCCAAGCGGGCCGCCAGCCAGAACACGGGAGCCAGGGGCCAAAGAAGGGGCAGGGTGCGGGCCACCTGCAGCAGGGCATGGATGCCTTCATACCGCCGGCCGGTGGGCACCACGTACACCTGGGCCCGGTTGCAGGCGGCCTCGGGGCTGATGCCGCAGCGGGCCAGGCCGGCGGCATCGCTGACGGGGCTGAAGCCGATGCGCCCCCGGGCGTCCAAGGACCGCAGCCGCTCCGCCAGGCCGCTGCAAAAGGGGCACCGGTCGTCGTAAAAGAAGATGAGACGGGGCTGGCCCGCCCCTGGGTTATACTCAAATTCAGCCTGTAGACCAGATCCGGTGCTGCCGATACCGGCACCGCCTCCCGTTCCGGGGCCGGCCCTTAGAGGCCCGAGAAATTAGGCTCCGGTGAAAGGGGTCCTCCAGCCCTTGACGAACTGATGGACCAAGAAAGGGGTGCATCCCCTTTGGATGAAGCCCAGCGACGACGAGTAGTAGCGTCGGTACTGCTCGCCACTTTCCTTGCCGCCATCGACATAACCATCATCGAAACAGCCATGCCGCGGATCGTCGGCGCCTTGGGCGGTTTCTCCATGCTCACATGGTTGGTCACCGCCTACATGTTGACCTCCACGGCCACCATTCCCATTTACGGCAAGCTGGCCGACCTCATCGGCCGCAAGCGCACCTTCATCATCGGGGCGATCATCTTCGTCGTCGGC
This genomic window contains:
- a CDS encoding MFS transporter; amino-acid sequence: MQKRVLGLLFAVLFLVMIGFSILFPVEPYYIQIFGATSATMGWLTASFSLAQFVFSPLWGRLSDRIGRKPVMMIGLAGYGVSMALFAMAQAIPHLFVARTMAGVLSSATLPTAMAVIADTTTAEERAKGMGLLGAAFGLGAIFGPFIGGVLGDMAIRLPFFTTAGLSLVTLLFVWRMLPESLPPEKRNVERERVSRLKAFQTDTTFLYLVAFLVTFSLAGLETAFPFLAYDRLGATPRSVGYVFAVMGIAGSIVQGGLIGPIRRLIGEERMIPVGLLVSATALVLIATARSIVAGTLALALFAAGHGLIRPANASLVTQRTRVGQGLAIGVYDSMDALGRVVGPIVGGTLYLQNGSLPFFSSSAVNVVACLLFVAVALPRLRRPVAEASS
- a CDS encoding PadR family transcriptional regulator, which translates into the protein MDERHLLLLGVLMAQSQHGYRINEFIETNLGRVSGMKRSTAYALLERLEQKGLVQMDIQTVGNHPPRKVYSITPAGREKFFDLLQSLLVRVDPSSSAADIALMFMDYLPAEKAIALLKERSAELRAQIEELRGTPSHTTTAPGVDHAVRRKIALLAAEQSWLEETLDTLTAKAASAGNAAHDTGRKDGDP
- a CDS encoding DUF1259 domain-containing protein, whose amino-acid sequence is MARRRLRRRRCCNNRPSCQALARIVNGTPAVLNGVCLIQTVRSDLRPTILRRRTRSPLVLPVFFSVENRRGRTLNLGEAVLRQREVNIVMKELRNRGIIVTALHNHWLFERPRLMYMHWEAVMDPRRFLRASRAALRAAGVRTRPL
- a CDS encoding DUF393 domain-containing protein: MGSTGSGLQAEFEYNPGAGQPRLIFFYDDRCPFCSGLAERLRSLDARGRIGFSPVSDAAGLARCGISPEAACNRAQVYVVPTGRRYEGIHALLQVARTLPLLWPLAPVFWLAARLGFGQAAYDWFARRRYLFSRRLPPGQ